Proteins encoded in a region of the Salipiger sp. CCB-MM3 genome:
- a CDS encoding putative bifunctional diguanylate cyclase/phosphodiesterase, whose product MPPVITHKIAYLRSALQRWSLGRHMLAFIPALSLAGYWLGGELALLGVALTLPLVYGLVCSTEGAQRHPARRSLGQDLVSMAAAQDFAQHSFEQARAAEMHTACLLFEAEGIETISRRMGEDVAETLRVLLLRRLRQALRPEDTAMRIGDSRFMVLIAPGLRLDLEALIALSDRLQRILEEPAVTDSGLHYLSVAIGFCGSARLRPGADGADMLDCAQAALREASDNAPSAIRAWSEGMRSERRARTELLTEVEAALAKGQIQPWYQPQLCTSTGEISGVEALVRWIHPQRGIIPPAQFLEALHESGRMDQLTETVLHHGLTALRDWDAQGVLIPRLSINFSDVELRNPRLVDRLKWDLDRFGLPPTRLGIEVLETVIAESPEGIIPRNIMELSRLGCRIDLDDFGTGHASIATLRRLTVHRLKIDRSFVARVDRSEDQRRMMAAVLGLADRLGLETVAEGVESSGEHALLAQLGCDHAQGFGIARPMPAAQLADWAMAHAERIAAAQKLGRGPA is encoded by the coding sequence ATGCCGCCGGTTATCACTCACAAGATCGCCTATCTCCGCAGCGCGCTGCAGCGCTGGTCGCTTGGGCGGCATATGCTGGCGTTCATCCCGGCGCTGTCGCTGGCGGGCTACTGGCTGGGCGGAGAATTGGCGCTTCTCGGTGTCGCGCTGACCCTGCCGCTGGTCTACGGGCTGGTCTGCAGCACCGAAGGGGCGCAGCGACACCCGGCACGGCGCAGTCTCGGGCAGGACCTCGTCAGCATGGCCGCCGCGCAGGATTTCGCCCAGCACAGCTTTGAACAGGCGCGCGCCGCCGAGATGCACACCGCCTGCCTTCTGTTCGAGGCGGAAGGGATAGAGACGATCTCGCGCCGCATGGGCGAGGATGTGGCAGAAACCCTGCGCGTGCTCCTGCTGCGGCGCCTGCGTCAGGCGCTGCGTCCCGAAGACACCGCCATGCGGATCGGCGATTCCCGGTTCATGGTGCTGATCGCCCCCGGGCTGCGGCTCGACCTTGAGGCGCTGATCGCCCTTTCCGACCGCCTCCAGCGCATCCTCGAAGAACCGGCTGTGACTGACAGCGGGCTGCATTATCTCTCTGTGGCCATAGGGTTTTGCGGCTCGGCACGGCTGCGCCCAGGCGCCGATGGCGCGGATATGCTCGACTGTGCGCAGGCCGCGCTGCGCGAGGCTTCGGACAATGCGCCCTCGGCAATCCGCGCGTGGAGCGAAGGCATGCGCTCGGAGCGGCGCGCCCGCACCGAACTGCTGACCGAGGTCGAGGCGGCGCTCGCGAAAGGACAGATACAGCCGTGGTATCAGCCGCAGTTGTGCACCTCGACCGGCGAGATCAGCGGCGTCGAAGCGCTAGTGCGCTGGATACACCCGCAGCGGGGCATCATCCCCCCTGCCCAGTTCCTAGAGGCCCTGCACGAGTCGGGGCGTATGGACCAGCTTACCGAAACCGTCCTTCACCACGGCCTGACGGCCCTTAGGGACTGGGACGCACAGGGGGTGTTGATCCCTCGCCTCAGCATCAACTTCTCGGATGTGGAATTGCGCAACCCACGTCTTGTCGATCGGCTGAAATGGGATCTCGACCGTTTCGGCCTGCCGCCAACACGGCTGGGAATCGAGGTGCTCGAAACCGTGATCGCGGAAAGCCCCGAGGGCATCATCCCCCGCAACATCATGGAGCTATCGCGGCTCGGCTGCCGGATCGATCTTGATGATTTCGGCACCGGCCATGCCTCCATCGCCACGCTGCGCCGCCTCACGGTGCATCGGCTCAAGATCGACCGCAGCTTCGTGGCACGGGTTGACCGCAGCGAAGACCAGCGCCGGATGATGGCCGCCGTGCTGGGCCTCGCGGACCGTCTGGGTCTCGAGACTGTGGCGGAAGGCGTGGAAAGCAGCGGCGAACACGCGCTTCTGGCCCAGCTTGGCTGCGATCATGCGCAGGGCTTTGGCATCGCGCGGCCCATGCCCGCCGCGCAACTGGCCGATTGGGCGATGGCGCATGCAGAGCGTATCGCCGCGGCGCAAAAACTGGGGCGCGGCCCCGCCTGA
- the yidC gene encoding membrane protein insertase YidC has translation MDNQNKNLLIATALSFIVILVWFLLFPPPEAPVDETAQTTEQTVESAEGVSTPAANGSAQTAPAAGTSAPAEATVDTARVDIDSPAFVGSIALTGGRIDDLSLRNYHETNDESSPVVKLLEPVGSANPYYAVYGWAPGNGLQAGDVPGPNTEWTVEDGETLGADSPVTLRWDSPSGLIFRRTFAVDEQFMFDVTQSVENPTDAEVAAAPYGILARHGEPSDLKNFFVLHEGAIAMTDGTLDENKYKKIRDFDPTADASTLAETYQVSENGWIGFTEHYWETVLIPDNGTSYRQAIKYNEARDIYQAEVVMPTQTIAPGATAEVSTRMFSGAKVWEIINEYQDQGVDRFVDSIDWGWFFFLTKPIFWLLHHIHQLIGNMGLSIIGLTILLKAILFPLAYKSYVSMAKMKELQPQMEEMKKKAGDDRQKLQQEMMALYKREKVNPASGCLPILLQIPIFFSLYKVIFVAFELRHAPFFGPFQDLSAPDPTSLYNLFGLLPWAAPEPGTTLAMIFIGILPILLGISMFLQQKLNPAPADPAQKMIFAWMPWVFMFMLGGFASGLVLYWITNNTITFTQQYIIMRSHGAKPDVFGNIKSGFKRKPKDAKSDGK, from the coding sequence ATGGACAATCAGAACAAGAATCTGCTCATCGCAACAGCGCTGAGCTTCATCGTGATCCTCGTCTGGTTCCTGCTCTTCCCCCCGCCGGAAGCGCCGGTCGACGAGACCGCCCAGACCACCGAGCAGACCGTCGAGTCCGCCGAGGGCGTGAGCACCCCCGCCGCAAACGGCAGCGCGCAGACCGCGCCCGCCGCTGGCACCTCGGCTCCGGCCGAAGCGACCGTCGACACCGCGCGCGTCGACATCGACTCCCCGGCCTTCGTCGGCTCGATCGCCCTGACCGGCGGCCGCATCGACGATCTGAGCCTGCGCAACTACCACGAAACCAATGACGAGAGCTCGCCGGTGGTGAAGCTGCTCGAACCCGTGGGCAGCGCCAACCCCTATTACGCCGTTTACGGCTGGGCGCCCGGCAACGGGCTGCAGGCTGGCGACGTGCCCGGCCCGAACACCGAGTGGACCGTCGAAGACGGCGAGACGCTCGGCGCGGACAGCCCGGTCACCCTGCGCTGGGACAGCCCCTCGGGCCTGATCTTCCGCCGCACCTTCGCGGTGGATGAGCAATTCATGTTCGACGTCACCCAGTCGGTCGAGAACCCCACCGACGCTGAAGTGGCCGCCGCGCCCTATGGCATTCTCGCCCGTCACGGTGAACCCTCGGATCTCAAGAACTTCTTCGTGCTGCACGAAGGCGCCATCGCGATGACCGACGGCACGCTCGACGAGAACAAGTATAAGAAAATCCGCGACTTTGATCCCACCGCAGACGCGAGCACCCTCGCAGAGACCTATCAGGTCTCGGAGAACGGCTGGATCGGTTTCACCGAGCACTATTGGGAAACCGTGCTGATCCCCGACAATGGCACCAGCTACCGTCAGGCGATCAAATACAACGAAGCGCGTGACATCTATCAGGCCGAAGTGGTCATGCCGACGCAGACCATCGCGCCGGGCGCCACCGCCGAGGTCTCGACCCGCATGTTCTCGGGTGCCAAGGTCTGGGAGATCATCAACGAGTATCAGGATCAGGGCGTCGACCGTTTCGTCGACAGCATCGATTGGGGCTGGTTCTTCTTCCTGACCAAGCCGATCTTCTGGCTGCTGCACCACATCCACCAGCTGATCGGCAACATGGGTCTGTCGATCATCGGCCTGACCATCCTGCTGAAAGCGATCCTCTTCCCGCTGGCGTATAAATCCTACGTCTCGATGGCGAAGATGAAGGAACTGCAGCCGCAGATGGAAGAGATGAAGAAGAAGGCGGGCGACGACCGTCAGAAGCTTCAGCAAGAGATGATGGCGCTCTACAAGCGCGAGAAGGTCAACCCGGCCTCGGGCTGCCTGCCGATCCTGCTGCAGATCCCGATCTTCTTCTCGCTCTACAAGGTGATCTTCGTCGCGTTCGAACTGCGGCACGCGCCCTTCTTTGGCCCGTTCCAAGACCTTTCGGCGCCCGATCCTACCTCGCTCTACAACCTGTTCGGCCTGCTGCCCTGGGCGGCGCCCGAGCCGGGCACGACGCTGGCGATGATCTTCATCGGTATTCTGCCGATCCTGCTGGGCATCTCGATGTTCCTGCAGCAGAAGCTGAACCCGGCGCCCGCCGACCCGGCGCAGAAGATGATCTTTGCGTGGATGCCTTGGGTGTTCATGTTCATGCTCGGCGGCTTCGCCTCGGGTCTGGTGCTCTACTGGATCACCAACAACACGATCACCTTCACCCAGCAGTACATCATCATGCGCAGCCATGGGGCGAAGCCTGACGTGTTCGGCAACATCAAATCCGGCTTCAAGCGCAAGCCCAAGGACGCGAAGTCGGACGGAAAATGA
- a CDS encoding TVP38/TMEM64 family protein, translating to MTDPKQTRDSSAARPWRHLPLALIALVAVIGAVTLRDYISFETLAENRAALLALRDQNYLLMAGGFVAAYVTIVAFSLPGAAVASVTGGFLFGLWAGTAFNVIAASLGAIAIFLAARAGLGQTLAAKLDASEGRIRRLRDALRENEISVLLLLRLVPAVPFFVANLLPALVGVGLGNFAWTTALGIIPGALVFTSIGVGVGSVFDRGETPDLSLLWAPQVIGPLMGLAALAALPIVLRAWRARKGV from the coding sequence ATGACAGATCCGAAGCAGACCCGTGACAGCTCAGCTGCGCGCCCTTGGCGTCACCTTCCGCTCGCGCTTATCGCCTTAGTGGCGGTGATCGGCGCGGTGACTCTGCGTGACTACATCAGTTTCGAGACCTTGGCCGAGAATCGCGCGGCGCTGCTGGCGCTGCGGGATCAGAACTATCTGCTGATGGCCGGGGGATTCGTGGCCGCCTATGTGACCATCGTGGCGTTCTCGTTGCCCGGTGCGGCGGTGGCCTCGGTGACCGGCGGGTTCCTCTTCGGGCTCTGGGCGGGCACGGCCTTCAATGTGATCGCCGCCAGCCTTGGCGCCATCGCGATCTTCCTCGCGGCGCGGGCGGGGCTGGGGCAGACGCTCGCGGCAAAGCTGGACGCCTCCGAGGGGCGCATCCGGCGCCTGCGCGATGCCTTGCGCGAAAATGAGATCAGCGTGCTGCTGCTGCTGCGGCTGGTGCCCGCGGTGCCTTTCTTCGTCGCCAACCTTTTGCCCGCTCTGGTGGGCGTGGGGCTGGGCAATTTTGCTTGGACCACGGCATTGGGAATCATCCCCGGCGCGCTGGTCTTCACCTCGATCGGGGTTGGCGTCGGCTCGGTCTTCGACCGGGGCGAGACGCCGGATCTCAGCCTGTTGTGGGCGCCGCAGGTCATCGGGCCGCTGATGGGGCTCGCCGCGCTGGCGGCCTTGCCCATCGTTCTGCGCGCTTGGCGTGCGCGCAAGGGAGTATGA
- the yihA gene encoding ribosome biogenesis GTP-binding protein YihA/YsxC, which produces MTTPLPFPIAEDPDDAAREAARKAFAGDVQFLKGVVAMDGLPPDDRPEVCFAGRSNVGKSSLINALTGRKGIARASNTPGRTQEINFFTLNESHYLVDLPGYGFANAPVAVVEKWQRLLKQYLSGRVSLRRAFVLIDARHGVKAVDEEIMDLLDKSAVTFQAVLTKTDKLKAKDLDKILSQVREKLSKHPAAYPEIVLTSSEKGEGIPTLRAIIHGLS; this is translated from the coding sequence GTGACGACCCCCCTTCCCTTTCCCATCGCCGAAGACCCCGATGACGCTGCCCGCGAGGCGGCGCGCAAGGCCTTTGCCGGTGACGTGCAATTCCTCAAGGGCGTGGTCGCCATGGACGGGCTGCCGCCCGACGACCGCCCCGAGGTCTGTTTTGCCGGGCGTTCCAACGTCGGCAAGTCGAGCCTGATCAACGCCCTCACCGGCCGCAAGGGCATTGCCCGCGCGTCGAACACGCCGGGCCGGACGCAAGAGATCAACTTCTTCACGCTGAACGAGAGCCATTATCTCGTCGACCTTCCGGGCTATGGCTTTGCCAATGCCCCTGTTGCAGTGGTCGAGAAATGGCAGCGCCTGCTGAAGCAGTATCTTTCTGGCCGCGTCTCGCTGCGCCGCGCCTTCGTGCTGATCGACGCGCGCCACGGGGTGAAAGCGGTGGACGAAGAGATCATGGATCTGCTCGACAAATCCGCCGTGACCTTTCAGGCCGTGCTGACCAAGACCGACAAGCTCAAGGCCAAGGACCTCGACAAGATCCTGAGCCAAGTGCGCGAGAAACTGTCGAAACACCCCGCCGCCTACCCCGAAATCGTGCTCACCAGCTCTGAAAAGGGCGAAGGGATTCCGACGCTTCGCGCGATCATTCACGGACTTTCCTGA
- the yidD gene encoding membrane protein insertion efficiency factor YidD, with protein sequence MSPLAHIAALPVRAYRLVFSPWVGHGCRFQPTCSAYAMEALEKHGAFKGSYLAIRRILRCHPLGGSGIDNVPD encoded by the coding sequence ATGAGCCCGCTCGCCCATATCGCCGCCCTGCCCGTGCGCGCCTACCGGCTGGTGTTTTCGCCTTGGGTTGGCCATGGCTGCCGCTTCCAGCCGACCTGCTCGGCCTACGCCATGGAAGCCCTCGAAAAGCACGGCGCGTTTAAGGGCTCTTATCTGGCGATTCGCCGCATTCTGCGCTGCCACCCGCTGGGCGGGTCCGGCATCGACAACGTACCTGACTGA
- the rpmH gene encoding 50S ribosomal protein L34, whose protein sequence is MKRTFQPSNLVRKRRHGFRARMATKAGRAILNARRGRGRKKLSA, encoded by the coding sequence ATGAAACGCACCTTTCAGCCTTCGAACCTCGTTCGCAAGCGCCGCCACGGCTTCCGGGCCCGGATGGCGACCAAAGCCGGCCGCGCGATCCTGAACGCGCGCCGCGGCCGCGGCCGCAAGAAGCTCAGCGCCTGA
- a CDS encoding MOSC domain-containing protein has protein sequence MSASVTQIWRHPIKAHGREALDRVTLIAHHCLPFDRAWAVAHENSAVDGSEWARCGNFSRGAKAPRLMAISAELNEAAGTITLHHPDRPDLTVNPDRDGDAFLDWVRPLMPEDRAQSARLVRAQARGMTDAPFPSITLCNMASHRAVEAQMGQPLSIHRWRGNIWLDGLAPWEEFDWLGRQVKIGSAIFTVRERTGRCAATTANPETGQRDADTLGALRHWGHTDFSVQAEVTTGGEIALDDEVTLL, from the coding sequence ATGAGCGCGAGCGTCACCCAGATCTGGCGCCACCCGATCAAGGCCCATGGCCGCGAGGCGCTGGATCGGGTGACGCTCATCGCTCACCACTGCCTGCCCTTCGACAGGGCTTGGGCGGTGGCGCATGAGAACTCTGCTGTCGACGGGTCCGAATGGGCCCGTTGCGGCAATTTCAGCCGGGGCGCCAAGGCGCCCCGGCTCATGGCCATCAGCGCCGAGCTGAACGAGGCGGCGGGCACCATCACCCTGCACCACCCGGACCGCCCCGATCTGACCGTCAATCCCGACCGCGACGGCGATGCTTTCCTTGACTGGGTGCGCCCGCTGATGCCCGAAGACCGGGCGCAATCGGCGCGGCTGGTTCGGGCGCAGGCCCGTGGCATGACCGACGCCCCCTTTCCGTCGATCACCCTGTGCAACATGGCCTCGCACCGCGCGGTCGAAGCGCAGATGGGTCAGCCGCTGTCGATCCACCGCTGGCGCGGCAACATCTGGCTGGACGGGCTGGCACCGTGGGAGGAGTTCGACTGGCTTGGCCGGCAGGTGAAGATCGGCTCTGCGATCTTTACCGTGCGCGAACGGACCGGCCGCTGCGCCGCCACCACCGCAAACCCCGAGACAGGCCAGCGCGATGCGGATACGCTGGGCGCGCTGCGGCACTGGGGGCATACGGATTTCTCGGTGCAGGCCGAAGTGACGACAGGCGGCGAGATCGCCCTGGACGACGAGGTAACTCTGCTGTGA
- the ttcA gene encoding tRNA 2-thiocytidine(32) synthetase TtcA, which translates to MFDDDADDIHPLFYGAPKSTEFKKLRKRIVQNTREAVEHYGMIERREDGTMPKWLVCLSGGKDSYTLLAVLHELKWRGLLPVEILACNLDQGQPGFPATVLPEFLEKMQVPHRIEYQDTYSVVMDKVPQGRTYCALCSRLRRGNLYRIAREEGCSAVVLGHHRDDILETFFMNLFHGGRLATMPPKLVNEEGDLFVYRPLAHVAEVDCEKFAKAMNYPIIPCDLCGSQDGLQRQQVKQILDGWEKNSPGRRQVMFKALTNIRPSHMMDPKLFDFAGLMRDMNKRAPDADDGIPDLR; encoded by the coding sequence ATGTTCGACGATGACGCCGACGACATCCACCCGCTGTTCTACGGCGCTCCGAAGAGCACCGAGTTCAAGAAGCTGCGCAAGCGCATCGTGCAGAACACCCGCGAGGCGGTGGAACACTACGGCATGATCGAGCGGCGCGAGGATGGCACCATGCCCAAATGGCTGGTCTGTCTCTCGGGCGGCAAGGACAGCTATACGCTGCTGGCGGTGCTGCACGAACTGAAATGGCGCGGCCTGCTGCCGGTCGAGATTCTTGCCTGCAATCTCGATCAGGGCCAGCCGGGCTTTCCGGCGACGGTGCTGCCCGAGTTCCTCGAAAAGATGCAGGTGCCGCACCGGATCGAGTATCAGGACACCTATTCGGTGGTGATGGATAAGGTGCCGCAGGGCCGCACCTATTGCGCACTCTGCTCGCGCCTGCGCCGTGGCAACCTCTACCGGATTGCGCGTGAGGAAGGCTGCTCGGCGGTCGTGCTGGGCCATCACCGCGACGACATTCTCGAGACCTTCTTCATGAACCTCTTCCACGGCGGGCGCCTCGCGACCATGCCGCCGAAGCTGGTCAACGAAGAGGGCGATCTCTTTGTCTACCGCCCGCTGGCGCATGTGGCCGAGGTGGATTGCGAGAAATTCGCCAAGGCGATGAACTACCCGATCATTCCCTGCGACCTCTGCGGCTCGCAGGACGGGCTGCAGCGCCAGCAGGTGAAGCAGATCCTCGATGGTTGGGAAAAGAACTCGCCCGGTCGCCGTCAGGTGATGTTCAAGGCGCTGACCAACATCCGCCCGTCGCACATGATGGACCCCAAGCTTTTCGACTTCGCCGGGCTGATGCGCGACATGAACAAGCGCGCTCCCGATGCAGACGACGGAATTCCCGACCTGCGTTAA
- a CDS encoding dihydrolipoyl dehydrogenase family protein gives MEEIKTDLLIIGAGSGGLSVAAGAVQMGAKVVLVERGEMGGDCLNYGCVPSKALIAAAAQAHAPGQAAAFGVDVVPARVDWLRVRAHLRQTIARIAPVDSQERFEGLGVRVIRAHARFISEREVEAGAHRIRARRIVLATGSSPFVPPVQGLEDVPYLTNETLWDIEDLPSHLLILGGGPIGMEMAQAFRRLGAQVTVVEGAKALGREDPEMAAIVLDHMRSEGVTILEGETVSEARRDGGAIELLLQSGKRLTGSHLLVAAGRRANTEGLGLDVAGIETSKTGIAVDAGLRTSNRKVYAIGDAAGGLQFTHVAGYHAGIVIRSALFGLPARASDSHIPRATYTKPELAHVGLTEVEARQRYGDKLEVLREAVQHNDRAIAERETVGLIKVMVHKGRPVGASIVAAQAGDLISTWALALSSGVKISQLAGMVAPYPTMGELNKRVAGSYFTPRLFENRTVKAVTRTVQRLLP, from the coding sequence ATGGAAGAGATCAAGACCGACCTGCTGATCATCGGTGCCGGGTCCGGCGGGCTGTCGGTGGCGGCGGGCGCCGTGCAGATGGGGGCCAAGGTGGTGCTCGTCGAGCGCGGTGAGATGGGGGGCGATTGCCTCAACTACGGATGCGTGCCGTCCAAGGCGCTGATCGCTGCGGCCGCGCAGGCGCATGCGCCGGGGCAGGCGGCGGCCTTCGGGGTGGATGTGGTTCCGGCGCGTGTGGACTGGCTGCGCGTGCGCGCGCACCTGCGGCAGACCATCGCGCGGATCGCGCCCGTCGATTCGCAGGAGCGGTTCGAGGGGCTGGGCGTGCGGGTCATCCGCGCGCACGCGCGATTTATCTCCGAGCGCGAGGTCGAGGCGGGGGCTCACCGCATCCGCGCGCGCCGCATTGTGCTGGCCACCGGCTCTTCGCCCTTCGTGCCGCCGGTGCAGGGGCTCGAGGATGTGCCCTATCTCACCAATGAGACGCTCTGGGACATCGAAGATCTGCCTTCTCATCTGCTGATCCTCGGCGGCGGTCCGATCGGCATGGAGATGGCGCAGGCCTTCCGACGGCTCGGGGCGCAGGTCACTGTGGTCGAGGGGGCAAAGGCGCTGGGGCGCGAGGATCCCGAAATGGCGGCCATCGTGCTCGACCACATGCGCAGCGAGGGGGTGACGATTCTCGAAGGCGAGACCGTGAGCGAGGCGCGCCGCGACGGTGGCGCCATTGAGCTGCTCCTGCAGAGCGGCAAGCGACTCACCGGCTCGCATCTTCTGGTGGCGGCGGGACGCCGGGCGAATACCGAAGGATTGGGGCTGGATGTCGCGGGCATCGAGACCAGCAAAACCGGGATCGCGGTGGATGCAGGACTACGGACGAGCAATCGCAAGGTCTACGCCATTGGCGACGCGGCGGGCGGGCTGCAGTTCACCCATGTGGCGGGCTATCACGCGGGCATCGTCATCCGCTCGGCGCTTTTCGGCCTGCCAGCCAGGGCCAGCGACAGCCATATCCCGCGCGCCACCTACACAAAGCCGGAGCTGGCGCATGTGGGGCTGACAGAGGTGGAGGCGCGTCAGCGCTACGGCGACAAGCTCGAGGTGCTGCGCGAGGCGGTGCAGCACAATGACCGTGCAATTGCTGAGCGCGAGACGGTCGGGCTGATCAAGGTGATGGTCCACAAAGGCCGCCCGGTGGGGGCCAGTATTGTCGCCGCGCAGGCGGGGGATCTGATCTCCACTTGGGCGCTGGCGCTCTCGTCAGGCGTGAAAATCAGTCAGTTGGCAGGCATGGTCGCGCCCTATCCGACGATGGGGGAGCTTAACAAACGGGTTGCCGGATCCTATTTCACACCCAGATTGTTTGAAAACCGCACGGTCAAGGCTGTTACACGAACAGTTCAGCGTCTGCTTCCCTGA
- the rnpA gene encoding ribonuclease P protein component, which translates to MSSPAKDSDTPKLEVLRKRSDFLAAARARRQPVSSFLLQARYRDDGTPGIRVGFTCSKKVGNAVARNRAKRRLREIARLNLPQLGKPGWDYVLIGRAGATAERDFAALQDDLGYALRRIHDASGPKPPRKPRHKSEA; encoded by the coding sequence ATGAGCAGTCCTGCCAAGGACAGCGACACGCCCAAGCTCGAGGTCCTGCGCAAGCGCAGCGATTTCCTCGCGGCGGCGCGCGCGCGACGCCAGCCGGTGTCGTCCTTCCTGCTGCAGGCACGCTATCGCGATGACGGCACCCCCGGCATCCGCGTTGGGTTCACCTGCTCGAAAAAAGTCGGCAATGCCGTCGCCCGCAACCGCGCCAAGCGCCGGCTGCGCGAGATCGCACGGCTGAACCTGCCGCAACTGGGCAAGCCCGGTTGGGACTACGTGCTGATCGGACGCGCGGGCGCCACCGCCGAGCGCGATTTTGCGGCGCTGCAGGACGATCTGGGCTACGCGCTGCGCCGAATCCACGACGCATCTGGCCCCAAGCCCCCTCGCAAGCCGCGCCACAAGAGCGAGGCATGA